A genomic segment from Segniliparus rotundus DSM 44985 encodes:
- a CDS encoding acyl-CoA carboxylase subunit beta, with amino-acid sequence MTTAEHVEAPSIHTTAGKLHEMRQRLSESLHPVGEAAVEAVHAKGKLTARERVDQLLDPGSFVEFDALAKHRSTNFGMASKKPLGDGVVAGYGTVDGREVCVFAQDPTVFGGSLGETHGEKITKIMDLAIKTGRPLIGLYDGGGARIQEGVVSLALAGEIFHRNVRASGVIPQISVVLGAAAGAAVYSPALTDFIVMVDKTSQLFITGPDVIKTVTGEEVTMEDLGGANTHMTRTGTAHHVAPDEDEAFEFVKELLSYLPNNNRAEAPRYPHEHPVTFPIEHSVTHEDEELDTIIPDSPNQPYDMRDIINRIVDDGELLEIQPARAQNVIVGFARVEGRSVGVVANQPLFLAGCLDIDASEKAARFIRTCDAFGIPILSLVDVPGFLPGTDQEHEGIIRRGAKLLFAYGEATVGKITVITRKAYGGAYLVMGSKHMGADVNLAWPTAEIAVMGASGAVNILHRRQIAEAAKQGQDAEALRQQLQEEYENALLNPYVAAERGYLDSVILPSHTRAQVSVALRVLERKVAPLPPKKHGNIPL; translated from the coding sequence ATGACCACCGCTGAACATGTCGAAGCGCCGAGCATCCACACCACTGCGGGCAAGCTCCACGAGATGCGCCAGCGTCTCAGCGAATCGCTGCACCCGGTCGGCGAGGCCGCCGTCGAAGCGGTGCACGCGAAAGGCAAACTGACCGCGCGGGAGCGGGTCGACCAGCTCCTCGACCCCGGTTCGTTCGTAGAGTTCGACGCCTTGGCGAAGCACCGTTCCACGAACTTCGGCATGGCCAGCAAGAAACCGCTCGGCGACGGCGTCGTCGCGGGCTACGGCACCGTCGACGGCCGCGAGGTCTGCGTGTTCGCCCAGGACCCCACGGTGTTCGGCGGCAGCCTCGGCGAGACGCACGGCGAGAAGATCACCAAGATCATGGACCTCGCGATCAAAACCGGTCGCCCGCTCATCGGCCTCTACGACGGCGGCGGCGCGCGCATCCAGGAAGGCGTCGTGTCACTGGCGCTCGCCGGCGAGATCTTCCACCGCAACGTGCGCGCCTCGGGCGTGATCCCGCAGATCTCGGTCGTGCTGGGCGCGGCCGCGGGCGCGGCGGTCTACTCCCCCGCGCTGACCGACTTCATCGTCATGGTGGACAAGACCAGCCAGCTGTTCATCACCGGCCCGGACGTCATCAAGACGGTCACCGGCGAAGAGGTGACCATGGAGGATCTGGGCGGCGCGAACACGCACATGACCAGGACCGGCACCGCGCACCACGTCGCACCGGACGAGGACGAGGCCTTCGAGTTCGTCAAGGAGCTCTTGTCGTACTTGCCGAACAACAACCGGGCCGAGGCTCCGCGCTACCCGCACGAGCATCCGGTGACGTTCCCCATCGAGCATTCGGTGACTCATGAGGACGAAGAGCTCGACACGATCATCCCGGACTCCCCCAACCAGCCGTACGACATGCGCGACATCATCAACCGGATCGTGGACGACGGCGAGCTTCTGGAAATCCAACCGGCCCGCGCCCAGAACGTCATCGTCGGCTTCGCCCGCGTCGAGGGCCGCTCGGTCGGCGTCGTCGCCAATCAGCCTTTGTTCCTCGCCGGATGCCTGGACATCGACGCCTCGGAGAAAGCCGCTCGGTTCATCCGCACCTGTGACGCGTTCGGCATTCCGATCCTTTCGCTCGTGGACGTGCCCGGCTTCCTCCCCGGCACCGACCAGGAGCACGAAGGCATCATCCGCCGAGGCGCGAAACTCCTGTTCGCTTACGGCGAGGCGACCGTCGGCAAGATCACGGTCATCACCCGCAAAGCATACGGCGGCGCCTACCTCGTCATGGGCTCCAAGCACATGGGCGCGGACGTCAACCTCGCCTGGCCGACGGCGGAGATCGCCGTCATGGGGGCCTCGGGCGCTGTGAACATCCTGCACCGCAGGCAGATCGCTGAGGCGGCCAAGCAGGGCCAGGACGCCGAAGCGTTGCGTCAGCAACTCCAAGAGGAATATGAAAACGCCCTGCTCAACCCCTATGTGGCCGCCGAACGCGGCTACCTCGACTCGGTGATCCTTCCGTCGCACACCCGAGCCCAGGTCTCCGTGGCCCTGCGTGTGCTCGAGCGCAAGGTGGCGCCGCTCCCCCCGAAGAAACATGGCAACATCCCCCTCTAA
- a CDS encoding family 1 glycosylhydrolase has product MATSPSKRTLPRFVAPLLVIVAGVVVIGLIATLTTKPPRSQGLGDDFLWGVASSGFQSEGNPPDSNWTRAANSPLVSDPVGTSVDFRHRYKDDIALAKDLGVKVYRIGIEWSRLEPRPGQLDEAEWAYYDDVVKTIKDAGIRPMITIDHWVYPGWVADQGGWTNPKTVEDWTVNASRVINRFAWADPLWVTINEPVAVVVEELLFHHLPAGQVAGIADRLVTAHNNAYERIHAAQPGAMVTSNVAYLPGPGLEDQVDVLTVDKMKLDYIGVDYYYASGPPAGATLDDFLSNPSMFTAASKPWEQQLQPEGVYYALRHYARRFPGKPLYIVENGMPTEDHKPRADAVTRAQQIHDTVYWVGRAKADGMPVIGYNYWSITDNYEWGSYHPRFGLYTVDVATDPTLARVPTDGVAAYRKIIAEHGVPASSEPTLKPVPCSQVDAPSSCEDPVRLRR; this is encoded by the coding sequence ATGGCAACATCCCCCTCTAAGCGCACACTGCCCCGGTTCGTCGCGCCGCTCCTGGTGATCGTGGCGGGCGTTGTCGTGATCGGTCTCATCGCGACGCTCACCACGAAGCCGCCGCGCAGCCAAGGGCTCGGCGACGACTTCCTCTGGGGCGTCGCTTCGAGCGGATTCCAATCCGAAGGGAACCCGCCCGACAGCAACTGGACCCGCGCCGCGAACTCGCCCTTGGTCAGCGACCCGGTCGGCACGTCGGTGGACTTCCGCCACCGCTACAAAGACGACATCGCCCTCGCCAAAGACCTGGGGGTGAAGGTCTACCGGATCGGGATCGAATGGTCCCGCCTCGAACCCCGGCCCGGCCAATTGGACGAGGCCGAATGGGCGTACTACGACGACGTGGTCAAAACCATCAAAGACGCGGGCATCCGCCCAATGATCACGATCGACCACTGGGTCTATCCCGGCTGGGTCGCCGACCAGGGCGGCTGGACGAATCCGAAGACCGTCGAGGACTGGACCGTCAACGCGTCCCGTGTCATCAACCGTTTCGCCTGGGCGGACCCGCTCTGGGTCACCATCAATGAGCCTGTCGCCGTCGTTGTGGAAGAACTGTTGTTCCACCATCTGCCAGCCGGCCAGGTCGCTGGGATCGCTGACCGGCTCGTCACGGCGCACAACAACGCCTACGAACGCATCCACGCCGCGCAACCAGGCGCGATGGTCACCAGCAACGTCGCCTACCTGCCCGGTCCGGGGCTGGAGGACCAGGTCGACGTGCTGACGGTGGACAAGATGAAGCTGGACTACATCGGCGTCGACTACTACTACGCCTCCGGGCCCCCGGCAGGCGCCACCCTCGACGACTTCCTGAGCAACCCGTCGATGTTCACCGCCGCCTCCAAACCTTGGGAGCAGCAGCTCCAGCCCGAAGGCGTGTATTACGCGCTGCGCCATTACGCCAGACGCTTCCCCGGCAAGCCGCTCTACATCGTGGAGAACGGGATGCCGACCGAGGACCACAAGCCGCGCGCGGACGCCGTCACGCGGGCCCAGCAGATCCACGACACCGTGTATTGGGTTGGCCGGGCGAAAGCCGACGGCATGCCCGTGATCGGCTACAACTACTGGAGCATCACCGACAACTACGAATGGGGCAGCTACCACCCCCGCTTCGGGCTGTACACCGTCGACGTGGCGACCGACCCGACCCTGGCCCGCGTGCCCACGGACGGCGTCGCGGCGTACCGGAAGATCATCGCGGAGCACGGCGTGCCCGCTTCGAGCGAGCCGACCCTCAAACCGGTCCCCTGTTCCCAGGTGGACGCCCCGTCGAGCTGCGAAGACCCGGTCCGCCTGCGGCGCTGA
- a CDS encoding guanine deaminase: protein MSIVRRGHILHVSSRATLETAREHLISVEDGALAVDDEGRIAYSGPYSALPHQCRSWAVRDHRPGYLLPGLIDTHIHFPQVHSTGLYVGGQLLDWLDRHIFPTESRFADPNVAADAAWAFCSRRIAVGTTTALVFGSAFPAAQNALFAATHHRGLRMICGRTIQTSGPPTAKKLLTSENEAISLTREEISRWHAKDTGNAATALLHVAITPRFALSVTPKTLAELGDLYHEARGSGVYFQTHFSEDNRPGVGEVDSTKRLFQTDSYLDVYDGKFLPGSRPGGLSFLGPRAVLAHTVHATDAELARIAQTGTAISHCPTSQLFLGSGTMPWRRTVASGATVSLGSDIGGGDEWLLTRVLNDCYKVHMNEQGAAQVALHPAELLYTATVAGAKALCLDERIGSLDSGKEADFLVVRTQDQPWLDELIEKVVPKEHRDLEAEQLLFSLIMGMKEEAISEVYVRGRLVS, encoded by the coding sequence ATGAGCATTGTCCGGCGTGGCCATATCCTGCATGTTTCGAGTCGGGCCACACTCGAAACGGCCAGGGAGCACCTGATTTCCGTCGAGGACGGCGCCCTCGCCGTGGACGACGAGGGCCGGATCGCGTACAGCGGGCCGTACAGCGCGCTGCCGCACCAGTGCCGCTCGTGGGCGGTTCGCGACCATCGGCCCGGCTACCTGTTGCCGGGGTTGATCGACACGCATATCCATTTCCCGCAGGTGCATTCGACCGGTCTCTACGTCGGCGGCCAGTTGTTGGATTGGCTGGACCGGCACATTTTCCCAACGGAATCCCGCTTCGCCGACCCCAATGTCGCCGCCGACGCGGCGTGGGCGTTCTGCTCGCGCAGGATCGCGGTGGGCACGACGACGGCGTTGGTTTTCGGCAGCGCGTTCCCCGCCGCGCAGAACGCCCTGTTCGCCGCGACGCATCACCGCGGGCTGCGCATGATTTGCGGCCGGACGATTCAAACGAGTGGCCCGCCCACCGCAAAAAAACTTTTGACCAGTGAAAACGAGGCTATTTCGCTCACTCGGGAAGAGATCTCCCGCTGGCACGCGAAAGACACCGGGAATGCGGCCACGGCCCTGCTGCATGTGGCGATCACTCCGCGTTTCGCGTTGTCGGTCACTCCGAAGACGTTGGCCGAGCTGGGCGACCTCTACCACGAGGCGCGCGGGTCCGGGGTGTATTTCCAAACCCACTTCAGCGAGGACAACCGCCCTGGCGTGGGCGAGGTGGACAGCACCAAACGCCTGTTCCAGACGGATTCGTATCTGGATGTGTACGACGGGAAGTTTTTGCCGGGGTCCAGGCCGGGCGGGTTGAGCTTCCTCGGTCCGCGAGCGGTGCTCGCGCACACAGTCCACGCCACAGACGCGGAGCTGGCGAGGATCGCGCAGACCGGCACCGCGATTTCGCACTGCCCCACGTCGCAGCTTTTCTTGGGCTCGGGCACGATGCCGTGGCGCAGGACTGTGGCCAGCGGTGCGACGGTGTCCTTGGGCAGCGACATCGGCGGCGGGGACGAATGGCTGCTGACGAGGGTGCTCAACGATTGCTACAAGGTGCACATGAACGAGCAGGGCGCAGCGCAGGTCGCGCTGCACCCTGCGGAATTGCTGTACACCGCCACCGTCGCAGGGGCCAAAGCCCTGTGCCTGGACGAGCGCATCGGCAGCCTGGACTCGGGCAAAGAAGCGGACTTCCTCGTGGTGCGCACACAGGACCAGCCCTGGTTGGACGAACTGATTGAGAAGGTCGTCCCGAAGGAGCACCGCGACTTGGAGGCCGAACAGCTGCTGTTCTCGCTCATCATGGGGATGAAGGAAGAAGCGATCAGCGAGGTGTATGTGCGGGGCCGCCTGGTCTCGTGA
- a CDS encoding MFS transporter, with amino-acid sequence MSRSLIWVWGLWDWGAAGFSVLAWAFLFGPYLINQVGTGLSDTLSPNAWLGLGVGASGLALLLVAPGVGPWIGAGRRRHRALVLLSGMLVAILLMMSTIRPELAQFCPGLCLLSVGLLVYELATIPYNAMLRDLSDPRDIGNASGAGMAMGYCGGILLLGLSFFCCMNGDGPTRGLLRVPAGDGLPVRMSLLLGGVWLLVFSLPLLLFAPKRKEVDTARGFFDAYRTVARDLRELWRLDRRVVQYLMVSAVFRDGVVGFATFGAVLAVSEYEFSQSHLLVFGAMSSSAAAFGAAVSGRANNRFGTGQVIRASLASILLFSAGLLVSTGPGAFWAFGLGISIFIGPTLAASRTLLLEITPPGKEGEMFGLYAVSGRTVAFLSPTMFGICAQLFHAGRGGAAGIMAVLAAGLAGMTLIDTTG; translated from the coding sequence ATGTCCCGCTCGCTGATCTGGGTATGGGGATTGTGGGATTGGGGGGCAGCCGGGTTCTCCGTCCTCGCCTGGGCCTTCCTCTTCGGCCCGTACCTCATCAACCAGGTGGGGACAGGTTTGTCCGATACGCTGTCCCCGAACGCCTGGTTGGGGCTCGGCGTGGGGGCCTCCGGGCTCGCCCTGTTGCTCGTCGCGCCGGGCGTCGGCCCGTGGATCGGCGCGGGGCGCCGGCGCCATCGAGCGCTCGTGCTGCTCAGCGGCATGCTTGTGGCGATCCTGCTCATGATGTCGACGATCCGTCCCGAACTCGCCCAATTCTGTCCGGGGTTGTGCCTGCTCTCCGTCGGTCTCCTCGTCTACGAGCTCGCCACCATCCCGTACAACGCGATGCTCAGGGACCTGTCCGACCCGAGGGACATCGGCAACGCGTCCGGCGCCGGCATGGCCATGGGGTATTGCGGCGGCATCCTGCTGCTCGGACTGAGCTTCTTCTGCTGCATGAACGGCGACGGGCCCACGCGGGGCTTGTTGCGCGTTCCCGCGGGCGACGGGCTTCCCGTGCGGATGTCCTTGCTCCTCGGCGGCGTTTGGCTGCTGGTTTTCAGCCTCCCCCTGTTGCTCTTCGCGCCGAAACGCAAGGAAGTGGACACCGCTCGGGGTTTCTTCGACGCCTACCGGACCGTCGCGAGGGATCTGCGGGAACTCTGGCGGCTCGACCGGCGAGTGGTGCAATACCTCATGGTCAGCGCAGTCTTCCGTGACGGCGTCGTCGGGTTCGCGACCTTCGGGGCGGTGCTCGCGGTCAGCGAGTACGAGTTCAGCCAAAGCCACCTGCTCGTCTTCGGCGCGATGAGCAGCAGCGCGGCGGCATTCGGGGCGGCGGTCAGCGGACGGGCCAACAACCGCTTCGGCACAGGGCAGGTCATCCGGGCCTCGCTCGCCTCGATTCTGCTGTTCTCCGCCGGGCTCCTCGTCTCCACCGGCCCGGGGGCGTTCTGGGCTTTCGGGTTGGGGATCTCTATTTTCATCGGCCCGACGCTCGCCGCCTCACGCACCTTGCTGTTAGAGATCACCCCGCCCGGCAAAGAAGGGGAAATGTTCGGCTTGTACGCCGTGAGCGGGCGAACCGTCGCTTTTCTTTCCCCGACAATGTTCGGGATCTGCGCGCAACTGTTCCACGCAGGCCGTGGCGGCGCGGCGGGCATCATGGCTGTCCTCGCGGCAGGCCTGGCCGGCATGACGCTGATCGACACGACCGGCTGA
- a CDS encoding carbohydrate kinase family protein codes for MAILVSASIATDNLMRFPGKFSELLLADNLQKVSLSFLVDELEIQKGGVGANISFAIGVLGGDVALLGSVGEDFGEYRAWLQAHGVNCEHVLVSQTAQTARFLCTTDEDMAQIASFYAGAMAEAHTISIADIVAKSGKPDLLLVGANDPAAMLRHTQEARELGVPFAADPSQQLARMSGEDAKKLVEGARLLFTNDYEWDLLLSKTGWTQSQVHDVVGTRITTLGADGVDVCLHDGSLVHVGAVDEISRVDPTGVGDAFRAGYLVGQTKGLSVERSAQLGSMVAVLVLESPGGAQRWTWDEASALARIKEAYGEVAAQEIGAVLG; via the coding sequence GTGGCCATTCTCGTCTCCGCTTCCATCGCGACCGACAATCTCATGCGGTTCCCAGGGAAGTTCAGCGAGTTGTTGCTCGCGGACAATCTGCAGAAGGTCTCGCTCAGTTTCCTGGTGGACGAGCTGGAGATCCAAAAGGGCGGCGTCGGCGCGAACATTTCCTTCGCGATCGGGGTGCTCGGCGGCGATGTGGCGCTGCTCGGCTCGGTGGGCGAGGACTTCGGCGAGTACCGGGCCTGGCTGCAAGCGCACGGGGTGAACTGCGAGCACGTGTTGGTTTCGCAGACGGCGCAGACCGCGCGCTTTTTGTGCACGACCGACGAGGACATGGCGCAGATCGCCTCCTTCTACGCGGGCGCGATGGCCGAGGCGCACACGATCAGCATCGCCGACATCGTCGCGAAATCAGGCAAACCGGACCTGCTGCTGGTCGGGGCGAACGACCCGGCGGCGATGCTCCGGCACACCCAGGAGGCCCGTGAACTGGGCGTCCCGTTCGCGGCCGATCCTTCTCAACAGCTTGCCCGGATGTCCGGCGAGGACGCGAAAAAACTGGTGGAAGGCGCGCGTCTGCTGTTCACCAACGATTACGAATGGGATCTTCTGCTCAGCAAAACGGGGTGGACGCAATCGCAGGTGCACGATGTCGTCGGCACCCGCATCACGACGTTGGGAGCCGACGGCGTCGACGTGTGTTTGCACGACGGCTCGCTCGTGCATGTCGGCGCGGTGGACGAGATCAGCCGGGTGGACCCGACCGGGGTCGGCGACGCTTTCCGCGCCGGTTACCTCGTGGGGCAGACCAAGGGCCTTTCGGTGGAGCGTTCCGCCCAGCTCGGCTCGATGGTCGCGGTCCTGGTGCTGGAGTCGCCCGGCGGCGCGCAGCGTTGGACGTGGGACGAGGCTTCGGCCCTTGCCCGGATCAAGGAGGCGTACGGCGAGGTCGCGGCGCAGGAAATCGGCGCCGTCCTCGGTTAA
- a CDS encoding alpha/beta fold hydrolase — protein MADSVAELDARLRERLEDQTRLARDAVLHHRRSPQHDESASLRLMEFEAIRAQLARSEGQRSLLLFEPSEEGGGSLVAIGVGDLAAAEHVSVYVPGNHTTILRSLASMAMETKALVQIGNELLSCRSEADRGHAGVFWLGYRCPQTDSAVLTDVRAKEAVPALRRFLAQLDQLRAGRTAHTTLIGHSYGSLVAGLAMWQHNPVADLVLVGSPGIGTTNPLDDWESQPRVWALKARGDIVASLERFGPSPDTLPATARLATGAARYTACSGEQIELVSIDSHSRQPFNHSHLRYNEPGTTSHFNQAMVAAGLLGDVILEAESAD, from the coding sequence ATGGCCGACTCTGTCGCAGAGCTCGACGCGCGGCTGCGCGAGCGTTTGGAGGACCAGACCCGTCTGGCGCGGGACGCAGTGCTCCATCACCGCCGCTCGCCCCAGCATGACGAATCCGCGTCGCTGCGCCTCATGGAATTCGAAGCGATCCGCGCCCAACTGGCCCGCAGCGAAGGCCAACGGAGCCTGCTCCTCTTCGAACCCTCAGAAGAAGGCGGGGGAAGCCTCGTCGCCATCGGGGTCGGCGACCTGGCCGCGGCCGAGCATGTCAGCGTCTACGTGCCGGGCAACCACACGACAATCCTGCGCAGCCTCGCCAGCATGGCGATGGAGACCAAAGCCCTCGTGCAGATCGGAAACGAACTCCTCTCCTGCCGCTCAGAGGCAGACCGCGGGCACGCGGGCGTGTTCTGGCTGGGCTACCGGTGCCCCCAAACAGACTCCGCAGTGCTCACCGACGTCCGGGCCAAAGAGGCTGTCCCCGCATTGCGAAGATTCTTGGCGCAGCTGGACCAGCTCAGAGCAGGGCGCACAGCCCACACCACTTTGATCGGGCACTCCTACGGCTCCCTGGTCGCCGGTTTGGCCATGTGGCAGCACAACCCGGTCGCCGACCTGGTCCTTGTCGGCTCCCCCGGCATCGGGACGACGAACCCCCTGGACGACTGGGAGTCGCAACCGAGGGTGTGGGCGCTCAAAGCCCGCGGCGACATCGTGGCCAGCTTGGAGCGGTTCGGGCCGAGCCCGGACACGCTGCCCGCCACGGCCCGCCTGGCCACCGGAGCAGCGCGATACACCGCCTGCTCGGGCGAACAGATCGAGCTCGTCAGCATCGACTCGCACAGCCGCCAGCCCTTCAACCACTCCCATTTGCGTTACAACGAACCCGGCACCACCAGCCACTTCAACCAGGCGATGGTCGCTGCGGGACTGCTCGGCGACGTCATCCTCGAAGCCGAATCGGCCGACTGA
- a CDS encoding MIP/aquaporin family protein, whose amino-acid sequence MLDAYLAEFLGTAVLMSLGCGVGANFSLPQSKAVGSGGSWLAVTFGWGLAVYCAAHVAFKSGAMLNPALTLGTIARGTKTFTQGVPVTAGNAIGYLTAEFLGAFVGSAIAWVAYKQHYDTADDPQTILATFSTTPAIRSLPWNMVTEIIATFTMAFVIFHFAGTPARLGPLPVAFLIIGIGLALGGPTGYSLNPARDLSARVAHAVLPIPGKGTSDWGYAPIGVIGPMIGAVLAGFACRWLPYLKI is encoded by the coding sequence ATGCTGGACGCCTACCTCGCTGAATTCCTCGGCACCGCCGTCCTGATGTCGCTCGGCTGCGGGGTGGGGGCGAACTTCAGCCTCCCGCAGAGCAAGGCGGTCGGTTCGGGAGGCTCCTGGCTGGCGGTGACGTTCGGATGGGGCCTGGCCGTGTACTGCGCTGCGCATGTGGCTTTCAAATCCGGCGCGATGCTCAACCCCGCCCTGACCTTGGGCACCATCGCTCGGGGGACGAAAACGTTCACGCAGGGAGTGCCGGTCACCGCGGGCAATGCCATCGGCTATTTGACGGCGGAGTTCCTTGGCGCGTTCGTCGGTTCGGCCATCGCCTGGGTCGCCTACAAGCAGCACTACGACACAGCGGACGACCCGCAGACCATCCTGGCGACGTTCAGCACCACGCCCGCCATCCGGAGCCTCCCGTGGAACATGGTCACCGAGATCATCGCGACCTTCACCATGGCCTTTGTCATTTTCCATTTCGCGGGCACCCCGGCCCGGCTGGGCCCGCTGCCAGTGGCTTTCCTCATCATCGGGATCGGTCTCGCGCTCGGGGGGCCCACCGGGTATTCCCTGAACCCCGCGCGGGACCTGTCGGCCCGCGTCGCGCACGCAGTCCTGCCCATCCCCGGCAAAGGCACGTCGGACTGGGGATACGCGCCCATCGGCGTGATCGGGCCCATGATCGGCGCGGTGCTCGCGGGCTTCGCCTGCCGATGGCTGCCCTACCTGAAAATATGA
- the glpK gene encoding glycerol kinase GlpK: protein MPDFVAAVDQGTTSTRCMLFDREGKEQGRHQLEHTQILPRPGWVEHNPVEIWERFRTVTQTLLDAKGLRASDLAAVGITNQRETTVVWNKKTGRPYHNAIVWQDTRTDRLAAAVERSGKGDVVRQKAGIPPATYFSGGKLAWLLENVPGLRQDAERGEALFGTIDTWLLWRLTGGFEGGAHLTDVTNASRTMLMDIDTLDWDEELLGIWGVPRAMLPEIRPSSDPEFFGHTNNRGPFLGEVPVAGMLGDQQAAMVGQLCLEPGEAKNTYGTGNFLLLNTGESPVRSQNGLLTTVCYQFGRDTARYALEGSIAVTGSAVQWLRDQLGVISRAEESEALARSVKDNGGVYFVPAFSGLFAPHWRSDARGAIVGLSRFNTNAHIARAALEAICYQSKDVVDAMERDSGVRLEVLKADGGITANELCMQIQADVLGVDVVRPVVAETTALGAAYAAGLAVGFWASTDDLRQNWQEGKRWSPATTEEEREAGHARWRKAVERTLGWVDVD, encoded by the coding sequence ATGCCTGACTTCGTCGCCGCCGTCGACCAAGGCACCACCTCGACGCGATGCATGCTCTTCGACCGGGAAGGCAAGGAACAGGGTCGCCACCAGCTCGAACACACGCAGATCCTGCCGCGACCAGGCTGGGTGGAGCACAACCCCGTGGAAATCTGGGAACGGTTCCGCACGGTCACCCAGACCTTGCTGGACGCCAAGGGGCTGCGCGCGTCGGACCTGGCCGCCGTGGGGATCACCAACCAGCGTGAGACGACGGTGGTGTGGAACAAGAAAACCGGGCGGCCCTATCACAACGCGATTGTCTGGCAGGACACCCGCACCGACCGGCTGGCAGCCGCTGTGGAGCGCTCCGGCAAAGGCGATGTGGTGCGGCAGAAAGCGGGCATACCGCCCGCGACGTACTTCTCGGGCGGCAAACTCGCCTGGCTGCTGGAAAACGTCCCCGGTCTGCGCCAAGACGCCGAACGCGGCGAAGCTCTGTTCGGCACGATCGACACCTGGCTGCTGTGGCGGCTCACCGGGGGCTTCGAGGGCGGCGCGCACCTGACCGACGTGACGAACGCGTCGCGGACCATGCTGATGGACATCGACACGCTCGACTGGGACGAGGAGCTGCTCGGAATATGGGGCGTGCCGAGGGCCATGCTGCCCGAGATCCGCCCCTCCTCGGACCCGGAGTTTTTCGGCCACACCAACAACCGGGGGCCGTTTCTCGGCGAAGTGCCGGTCGCCGGGATGCTCGGCGACCAACAAGCCGCGATGGTCGGGCAGCTGTGCCTGGAGCCCGGCGAGGCGAAAAACACGTACGGCACCGGCAACTTCCTCCTGCTCAACACCGGCGAATCGCCTGTGCGCTCGCAGAACGGTCTGCTCACCACGGTCTGCTACCAGTTCGGCCGCGACACAGCGCGCTACGCCCTCGAAGGCTCCATCGCGGTGACCGGCTCCGCGGTGCAATGGCTGCGCGACCAGCTCGGCGTCATCAGCAGAGCAGAGGAAAGCGAGGCGCTGGCCCGGTCGGTCAAAGACAACGGCGGCGTCTACTTCGTGCCCGCGTTCTCCGGGCTCTTCGCGCCGCACTGGCGCTCGGACGCGCGCGGGGCCATCGTCGGGCTCTCCCGGTTCAACACCAACGCCCACATCGCCAGGGCCGCCCTCGAAGCGATCTGCTATCAGAGCAAGGACGTGGTGGACGCCATGGAACGCGACTCCGGCGTGCGCCTGGAAGTGCTCAAAGCCGACGGCGGGATCACGGCGAACGAACTGTGCATGCAAATCCAGGCCGATGTGCTCGGCGTGGACGTGGTGCGCCCGGTGGTCGCCGAAACCACCGCGCTCGGCGCGGCGTACGCGGCCGGGCTGGCCGTCGGCTTCTGGGCCTCGACAGACGACCTGCGGCAGAACTGGCAGGAAGGGAAACGGTGGAGCCCCGCCACCACTGAAGAGGAGCGGGAAGCAGGGCACGCCCGATGGCGCAAAGCCGTCGAGCGCACCTTGGGCTGGGTGGACGTCGACTGA
- a CDS encoding DUF4279 domain-containing protein — MTYESELEKFLSTTIKTMIVVLGKFDPNIFSNEVSLTPTRTIRAGEQRVPGLTFNEDIWRMDIDERESIHLEKEIDRLLAVLTPVCDKFRATVEAMDVRVEAAFQVIVEEGTSYPSISLRHDQIENLAMLGMSLDVDIM, encoded by the coding sequence ATGACCTATGAATCTGAACTGGAGAAGTTTTTGTCGACCACTATTAAAACTATGATTGTCGTGCTCGGGAAATTCGATCCAAATATTTTTTCAAACGAAGTTTCTCTGACTCCGACACGTACTATTCGCGCGGGCGAACAGCGCGTACCGGGATTAACCTTTAACGAAGATATCTGGAGAATGGATATCGACGAACGGGAGTCGATACATCTCGAAAAAGAAATCGACCGTTTGCTCGCAGTGCTGACCCCAGTCTGCGATAAGTTTCGAGCAACAGTAGAAGCAATGGATGTTAGGGTTGAAGCTGCTTTTCAAGTGATAGTGGAAGAAGGAACGTCGTATCCATCGATATCACTGCGCCATGACCAGATCGAAAACCTGGCCATGCTTGGCATGTCGCTCGACGTTGACATCATGTAA